A section of the Pochonia chlamydosporia 170 chromosome 2, whole genome shotgun sequence genome encodes:
- a CDS encoding Cut9 interacting protein Scn1 (similar to Metarhizium acridum CQMa 102 XP_007813094.1): protein MCQHHQNDDSPPPDKAQQPPPATNEAFPWHLPVFDAHCHPTDTMSSITSLKTMRASALVIMATRSQDQDLVADVASQHGVKDRASLRGRQCRYQSDSHDDTEHISVSAAEESTPPAQRSCQLIPSFGWHPWFSYQLYDDVDAEPTYNPPAATGGETDETALLNAKKLHYQAVLTPPPQDDAFITSLPTPISVSSFIASTRARLQSHPHALVGEIGADKAFRLPQQWDPALAAARDDTLTPGGREGRLLSSHRVRIEHQKAVLLAQLHLAGETGRPVSVHGVKAHGVIFDTISSCWKGHEKHVPSRREQRMVAPGAEDDSDEEPEVGGKPYPPRVCLHSYSGPVDTLRWWFNPSIPAKIYVSLSTAININASSRRDDFRDVVSAIPADRILVESDLHVAGEHMDAALEDMYRRVCDVKGWGLGEGVLKIAGNFEDFVFGKG, encoded by the coding sequence ATgtgccagcatcaccaaaATGACGACAGCCCACCACCCGACAAAGCACAACAGCCGCCGCCTGCTACGAATGAAGCATTCCCATGGCATCTCCCAGTATTTGACGCGCACTGTCATCCTACAGATACCATGAGCTCCATAACCAGCCTCAAAACCATGCGTGCATCTGCGCTTGTTATCATGGCAACTCGTTCGCAGGACCAAGACCTAGTTGCCGACGTGGCGTCACAGCATGGCGTCAAGGACAGGGCGAGTTTGCGGGGTCGTCAATGCAGATATCAGTCTGACAGCCACGACGATACCGAGCATATCTCGGTATCAGCAGCCGAAGAATCAACACCTCCTGCTCAGCGAAGTTGCCAACTCATCCCTTCATTCGGATGGCATCCGTGGTTTTCCTACCAACTGTACGATGACGTCGACGCAGAGCCTACGTACAatccaccagcagcaacaggAGGCGAAACGGATGAAACCGCCCtcctcaacgccaagaaGCTGCATTATCAAGCCGTtctcacaccaccaccacaagatgATGCCTTTATTACGTCCCTACCTACACCAATCTCCGTTTCATCATTCATCGCCTCAACCCGAGCTCGTCTGCAATCCCACCCGCACGCTCTCGTCGGTGAGATTGGCGCCGACAAGGCGTTTCGCCTCCCGCAGCAATGGGACCCTGCATTGGCCGCAGCCAGAGATGATACCTTGACGCCTGGCGGCCGGGAAGGCAGACTGCTAAGTTCTCACCGAGTGCGCATCGAACACCAAAAGGCCGTTCTACTCGCCCAGCTCCATCTTGCAGGTGAAACCGGCCGACCCGTCAGTGTTCACGGCGTCAAAGCCCACGGCGTTATCTTCGACACCATCTCGAGCTGCTGGAAAGGACACGAGAAGCACGTCCCCTCCCGCCGTGAGCAGCGCATGGTCGCACCAGGTGCAGAAGACGATTCAGACGAAGAGCCAGAAGTTGGTGGGAAACCGTACCCGCCACGAGTGTGCCTCCATTCGTACAGTGGCCCAGTGGACACTCTACGGTGGTGGTTTAACCCTTCTATTCCTGCCAAGATATACGTATCTCTCTCAACAGCCATCAATATCAACGCCTCCTCTAGACGGGACGACTTCAGAGACGTAGTGTCCGCTATTCCGGCGGACAGAATCCTCGTGGAGAGTGATTTGCATGTCGCGGGGGAGCATATGGACGCTGCATTGGAGGATATGTATCGCCGGGTGTGTGATGTGAAGGGGTGGGGGTTGGGGGAGGGTGTTTTGAAGATTGCCGGGAACTTTGAGGATTTTGTATTTGGTAAGGGGTGA